The nucleotide sequence GCGTAGGCCTGTCCATGGATGTCAAGGTCGATATCCGCGACAAGGACGGCCTGGCGCTTGCCAATGCCCCGCGCACCGAACCCGTGGCCCAGACCACGGTGTACGACGGCACACTGGCCCAGGCCGAAGAGCGCATTCACCGCATCATTGCCGGTGAAAGCCTGCCCGCGCTGGCATCGCTGGACAAGCTGCCTGCCGCCCCCGCAACAGCTACGCCTGCAGCCCCGGAAGCCGCCACAGCTCCCGCCGCGCAGTAAGCCCAGGCAAGCCCTATGACTTCCACAACTTCTGCCACCGCAGGGGCTGCTGACCCCGGCAAGGCCAGTCCAGCACCTGCGGCACCCGCCATGCCGGTGCCGCCGCCCCCACTCAAGGGCATGCAGCTGGCGCTGGGCACGCTGGCCCTGTCGCTGGCCACGTTTATGAACGTGCTGGACTCCTCCATCGCCAATGTGGCCATTCCAGCCATCTCGGGCGATGTAGGCGTCAGCCCCAGCCAGGGCACCTGGGTCATCACCAGCTTTGGCGTGGCCAACGCCATCTCTGTGCCGCTCACGGGCTGGCTCACCCAGCGCTTTGGCGCCGTGCGCCTGTTCACCATGAGCGTGCTGCTGTTTGTGCTGACCTCCTGGCTGTGCGGCTTTGCCTCATCGCTGGAAACGCTGGTGCTGTTCCGCGTGCTGCAAGGCGCCGTGGCCGGCCCCATGATTCCGCTGTCGCAGACCCTGCTGCTGGCCAGCTACCCGCCCTCCAAGGCCGGGGTGGCGCTATCGCTATGGGGCGTCACCACCCTGGTCGCCCCCGTGGTCGGGCCGCTGCTGGGCGGCTGGATTACTGACAATATCTCCTGGCCCTGGATCTTCTACATCAACGTGCCCGTGGGCCTGCTCTCGGCCCTCATGACCTGGAGCATCTACCGCAAGCGCGAAACACCCACGCGCAAGCTGCCGATTGACACCGTAGGCCTGTCCCTGCTGGTGCTCTGGGTGGCCGCCCTGCAGCTGATGCTGGACAAAGGCAAAGAGCTGGACTGGTTTGCCTCCACTGAAATCATCGCCTTCGCCGTGATTGCCGTGGTGGCGTTCGCCGTCTTCGTCGTCTGGGAGCTGACCGACGCCCACCCCGTGGTCGATCTGCGCCTGTTCAAGCGGCGCAACTTTGCGGCAGGCTCGATTTCGCTGTCGATTGCCTACGGCCTGTTCTTTGGTAACGTGGTGCTGCTGCCACTGTGGCTGCAGCAGTGGATGGGCTACACCTCCACCACCGCCGGGCTGGCGCTGGCCCCCGTCGGGCTGCTGGCCATCGTGCTCACCCCGGTAGTCGGCCGCAAGGTCAGCGTCTGGGACCCGCGCAAGATGGCCACCATCGCCTTCATGGTGTTCGCGCTGGTGCTGTGGATGCGCTCGCGCTTCACGGTAGAGACAGACTTTGGCCACATCCTGATTCCCACGCTGATTCAGGGCGGCGCCATGGCCTTCTTCTTCATTCCGCTCACCACCATCACACTCAGCGGCCT is from Comamonas fluminis and encodes:
- a CDS encoding DHA2 family efflux MFS transporter permease subunit encodes the protein MTSTTSATAGAADPGKASPAPAAPAMPVPPPPLKGMQLALGTLALSLATFMNVLDSSIANVAIPAISGDVGVSPSQGTWVITSFGVANAISVPLTGWLTQRFGAVRLFTMSVLLFVLTSWLCGFASSLETLVLFRVLQGAVAGPMIPLSQTLLLASYPPSKAGVALSLWGVTTLVAPVVGPLLGGWITDNISWPWIFYINVPVGLLSALMTWSIYRKRETPTRKLPIDTVGLSLLVLWVAALQLMLDKGKELDWFASTEIIAFAVIAVVAFAVFVVWELTDAHPVVDLRLFKRRNFAAGSISLSIAYGLFFGNVVLLPLWLQQWMGYTSTTAGLALAPVGLLAIVLTPVVGRKVSVWDPRKMATIAFMVFALVLWMRSRFTVETDFGHILIPTLIQGGAMAFFFIPLTTITLSGLTPDRIPAAAGLSNFVRITAGAMGTSIATTLWENRAAMHHAHLTELLVQGQGTFAVTVKNLQAAGMSAEQAYAQINRLIDQQAFTRAADDIFLASSMLFLTLIVLIWFTKRPAAHLGGADAAAGAH